One genomic segment of Ascaphus truei isolate aAscTru1 chromosome 23, aAscTru1.hap1, whole genome shotgun sequence includes these proteins:
- the RUNDC1 gene encoding RUN domain-containing protein 1: METERGEGYRERGGEGDIERIERESAMSADEMSTSDGETWAGERWAPIGAVAEEAEEQAAKPGAGVKWGGGGGGGVGGVLGGVRKGSIPPAGGEMAEKLQRLEEEQDLLNSSLLALTSHFAQVQFRLKQIVRAEDGGEKEKLLEELEDFAFKGCPQVMGSWGQEALEDSSEWEKRERIEAQRQKQRELIVQLKTQLDDLETFAYQEGNYDSLPPVHGDGKTAGKDPSEAFIGTPPYSRAVKLLPTSVPYI; encoded by the exons atggaaacagagaggggagagggatacagagagagagggggagagggagacatagagaggatagagagagagagcgctatgTCCGCGGACGAAATGTCCACGTCTGACGGGGAGACCTGGGCCGGGGAGCGCTGGGCCCCCATAGGGGCGGTGGCGGAGGAAGCGGAGGAGCAGGCCGCCAAGCCGGGGGCTGGCGTGAAGTGGGGTGGGGGTGGCGGCGGCGGGGTAGGAGGGGTGTTGGGCGGCGTCCGGAAGGGGTCGATCCCCCCGGCCGGGGGCGAGATGGCGGAGAAGTTGCAGCGGTTGGAGGAGGAACAGGACCTGCTGAACTCGTCCCTGCTGGCCCTGACCTCGCACTTCGCCCAGGTGCAGTTCCGGCTGAAGCAGATCGTGCGGGCGGAGGACGGCGGGGAGAAGGAGAAGCTGCTGGAGGAGCTGGAGGACTTCGCCTTCAAGGGGTGCCCCCAGgtgatggggagctgggggcagGAGGCGCTGGAGGACTCG AGCGAATGGGAGAAAAGGGAGCGTATCGAGGCTCAGCGGCAGAAGCAGCGCGAACTCATCGTACAGCTCAAGACCCAGCTGGACGACTTGGAGACATTCGCGTACCAAGAGGGGAACTACGATTCTCTGCCCCCAGTCCATGGTGATGGAAAAACAGCGGGTAAGGATCCGAGCGAAGCGTTCATAGGAACACCCCCCTACTCAAGGGCTGTAAAGCTGCTTCCCACTTCAGTCCCATATATCTGA